Proteins from one Buchnera aphidicola (Diuraphis noxia) genomic window:
- a CDS encoding flagellar motor switch protein FliG, with translation MILNGIEKSALLLMSIGADQAGEVLKNLTPLEIQEILSSMVNIKRVSRKKRYEILRDCCDVIKNDTFNLNFNDKYLGDMLFKALGEKKGNCLLQETLEIRDAKISIQLLNYMKPEQLAFLLNNEHLQVITTILIYLDKNQAAQVLSFFSNKKRAEIISKITEFCGIEESCLVELNRVINNLIKNKKLILSEEGGIKTAVNILNTMKLKDEKETIKQIKIMNENLAKSILKEIFLFKNVINLDDKYIKMVIKNIEKEKLYIALQNTDFSIKEKFFKNMSDLEANKLASSLEKKSYISDISIKNEQKLILVMIKNIIDNKNFSLKNLREYYV, from the coding sequence ATGATTCTAAATGGTATTGAAAAAAGTGCATTATTATTGATGTCGATAGGAGCCGATCAAGCAGGGGAAGTATTAAAAAATTTAACTCCTCTTGAAATTCAAGAAATTCTTTCTTCTATGGTAAATATTAAAAGGGTGTCTAGAAAAAAACGGTATGAAATACTTCGTGATTGTTGTGATGTTATTAAAAACGACACTTTTAATTTAAATTTTAATGATAAATATCTTGGTGATATGTTATTTAAAGCCTTAGGAGAAAAAAAAGGCAATTGTCTTTTACAAGAAACATTGGAAATTCGTGATGCTAAAATATCTATTCAATTACTTAATTACATGAAACCTGAGCAATTAGCGTTTTTATTAAATAATGAACATCTTCAAGTTATTACAACAATTTTAATTTATTTAGACAAAAATCAAGCTGCTCAAGTTCTTTCTTTTTTCAGTAATAAAAAGCGTGCTGAAATTATATCTAAAATTACAGAATTTTGTGGTATAGAAGAATCTTGTTTAGTAGAGTTAAATAGAGTAATTAATAATCTAATAAAAAATAAAAAATTAATTTTATCAGAAGAAGGAGGCATAAAAACTGCAGTAAACATTTTAAATACGATGAAATTAAAGGATGAAAAAGAAACTATAAAACAAATTAAAATAATGAATGAAAATTTAGCAAAAAGTATTCTTAAAGAAATATTTTTATTTAAAAATGTAATAAATTTAGATGATAAATATATTAAAATGGTTATCAAAAACATAGAGAAAGAAAAATTATATATTGCACTGCAAAACACTGATTTTAGTATTAAAGAGAAATTTTTTAAAAATATGTCTGATTTAGAAGCGAATAAATTGGCTTCAAGTTTAGAAAAAAAATCTTATATCTCTGATATTTCTATAAAGAACGAACAAAAACTAATTTTGGTTATGATTAAAAATATTATAGATAATAAAAATTTTTCATTAAAAAACTTAAGAGAGTATTATGTCTAA
- a CDS encoding flagellar assembly protein FliH: MSNVISEDEWIKWYPEEIYLKHIKNNTQSLNYLNKLLKEKKFYESSNDNKINKTKKNCSKLEKIDLEQMNCIKKKSYDDGFKKGLLEGKKENILLTNKLNNFFSEFEHNFSIIEKQLYTRLINIILKISSYIVGKKVNFDKSILLDHIKQIINDEAICFNKLTLFLHSNNKAFIEKKFKDFLSIYQWKLIYDDNMDLNDFKIKSEGYNLDSTVDARWQELYRLIDLEEY, encoded by the coding sequence ATGTCTAATGTCATATCAGAAGATGAATGGATCAAATGGTATCCAGAAGAAATATATTTAAAACACATTAAAAATAATACACAATCCTTAAATTATTTAAATAAGCTATTGAAAGAAAAAAAATTTTATGAAAGTTCAAATGACAACAAAATCAATAAAACTAAAAAAAATTGTTCCAAATTAGAAAAAATAGATTTAGAACAAATGAATTGTATAAAAAAAAAATCATATGATGATGGTTTTAAAAAAGGTTTATTAGAAGGGAAAAAAGAAAATATTTTATTAACAAATAAATTAAATAATTTTTTTTCAGAATTTGAACATAATTTTTCTATTATAGAAAAGCAATTATATACTCGTTTAATCAACATCATACTGAAAATTTCATCTTATATTGTTGGGAAAAAAGTTAATTTTGATAAATCTATTTTATTAGATCATATCAAACAAATTATCAATGATGAAGCTATATGTTTTAACAAACTAACACTATTTCTTCATTCTAATAATAAAGCATTTATAGAAAAAAAATTTAAAGATTTTCTAAGTATTTATCAATGGAAATTAATATATGATGATAATATGGATTTGAATGATTTTAAAATTAAATCAGAAGGTTATAATCTAGATTCTACAGTTGATGCTAGATGGCAAGAATTATATCGTTTGATTGATTTAGAGGAATATTAA
- a CDS encoding FliI/YscN family ATPase has translation MNLRFTQLLKKLSSLENRITNLPSMINYGYLVSVKGLIAEVVGLKVPIGAQCVIERIIDGQNINIHAEVVGFSQGKSLLLSFEEIDGVFLGSRVFLKLDKHANHLVKKVPLCMQLLGRVLDGNGLPLDGLSPLDVRHYINVKNYSNNINPLNRKLITEVLDTGIRSINGLLTIGKGQRIGIFSTPGLGKTMLLEMITKYTQADVVVIALIGERSREVKHFVKNVLNSQNLSRSVVIAAPSNVSALIRIQAASYATSIAEYFCKKSQNVLLVMDSLTRYAMAEREISLALGELPVCQGYPSSVFEKIPNLLERAGNTQKNNGSITAFYTILMEDETQQDPVSYLARSILDGHIILSRHYADLGHYPAIDIESSISRVMPDIVNVQQYHQATYFKQLISSYQRNRDLINVGAYVSGNDLVLDNAVKLWPKLEKFLRQELSEQNNYSLSCQQLNEIFH, from the coding sequence ATGAATTTGAGATTTACTCAATTATTAAAAAAACTTTCTTCTCTTGAAAACAGGATTACTAATCTTCCTAGTATGATTAATTATGGATATCTTGTTTCTGTGAAAGGATTAATTGCAGAAGTCGTTGGATTAAAAGTTCCTATTGGAGCTCAATGTGTTATTGAAAGAATTATAGATGGCCAAAATATTAATATTCATGCTGAAGTAGTAGGTTTTTCACAAGGAAAAAGTTTATTATTATCTTTCGAAGAAATTGATGGTGTTTTTTTAGGTTCTCGTGTTTTTTTAAAATTAGATAAACATGCTAATCATTTAGTAAAAAAAGTGCCATTATGTATGCAACTATTAGGTCGCGTATTAGACGGCAACGGATTACCATTAGATGGATTATCACCATTAGATGTGCGACATTATATTAATGTAAAAAATTATAGTAATAATATAAATCCATTAAATCGTAAGTTAATTACTGAAGTACTAGATACTGGCATAAGATCTATTAATGGTCTTTTGACAATTGGAAAAGGTCAAAGAATAGGAATTTTTTCTACTCCAGGTCTTGGTAAAACCATGTTACTGGAAATGATTACAAAATATACACAAGCTGATGTTGTTGTAATTGCACTAATTGGTGAAAGAAGTAGAGAAGTAAAACATTTTGTTAAAAACGTATTGAATAGTCAAAATTTATCACGATCTGTAGTAATTGCAGCTCCGTCAAATGTTTCTGCTTTAATACGAATCCAAGCAGCATCTTATGCAACTAGTATTGCAGAATATTTCTGTAAAAAAAGTCAAAATGTATTATTAGTAATGGATTCTTTAACTCGTTACGCTATGGCAGAACGAGAGATTTCATTAGCTTTAGGAGAATTACCAGTTTGTCAAGGTTATCCATCTTCTGTTTTTGAAAAAATCCCAAATTTATTAGAACGCGCAGGGAATACGCAAAAAAATAACGGTTCTATTACAGCTTTTTATACAATTTTAATGGAAGACGAAACACAACAAGATCCAGTTTCATATCTTGCTCGTTCTATATTAGATGGACATATTATTTTATCTCGTCATTATGCGGATTTAGGTCATTATCCGGCAATTGATATTGAATCTTCTATTAGTCGAGTTATGCCAGATATTGTTAATGTTCAACAATATCATCAAGCCACTTATTTTAAACAATTAATTTCTTCCTATCAAAGAAATCGAGATTTAATAAACGTAGGTGCTTATGTTTCTGGAAACG